A part of Solicola gregarius genomic DNA contains:
- a CDS encoding bifunctional uroporphyrinogen-III C-methyltransferase/uroporphyrinogen-III synthase, whose amino-acid sequence MTARPRQTRKKNSVTTTTVTKPTARSKGGAGKSAATGTKTKSKDVRSTTQKASTRKPAEAQPVEPHPVRPIGHVSFVGAGPGDASLLTVRAAELLAAADTVITELPEHAALAPAGAEIVDGGTNDEGAPLTPSLRGRIVVRHAKSGGNVVRVLAGDPFTFATGPEEAIACSKAGVSFEVVPGLSPVTAVPAYAGVPLTTRTKREVSVVRVGEARVNWEQYAGDQTLVLLSAADSLAEVAASLVEAGRAAATPIAITQVGTTTAQSTIVSTLESVAADTRKLSISSSAVTVVGETVELRETLSWFETKPLFGWRVLVPRTKEQAESLGQRLHNYGAVSEGVPTISVEPPRNPQQMDKAIRGLVEGRYEWIVFTSVNAVRAVREKFEEYGLDARAFSGLKIAAVGDKTAAAIETWGIRPDRIPSGEQSARGLLEDWPPYDDVLDPINRVFLPRADIATEQLVAGLIELGWEVDDVTAYRTVRAAPPPAPTREAIKTGKFDAVVFTSSSTVRNLVGIAGKPHASTIIACIGPATAKTAEEHGLRVDVLAEKPAVEVLADALADFGATRRLAMLEAGDPVTKPSERKGSSRRRSR is encoded by the coding sequence ATGACTGCACGCCCACGGCAGACCAGGAAGAAGAACTCTGTGACTACCACCACCGTTACCAAGCCGACCGCGCGGAGCAAGGGCGGCGCCGGCAAGAGTGCCGCGACCGGCACGAAGACCAAGTCGAAGGACGTGCGCTCGACAACGCAGAAGGCGTCGACTCGCAAACCTGCCGAGGCGCAACCTGTCGAGCCGCATCCGGTGCGACCGATCGGGCATGTCAGCTTCGTCGGGGCCGGCCCGGGTGACGCGAGTCTGCTGACGGTACGGGCGGCCGAGCTGCTCGCGGCGGCCGACACCGTGATCACCGAGCTGCCCGAGCACGCGGCGCTCGCGCCCGCGGGCGCGGAGATCGTCGATGGCGGCACGAACGACGAAGGTGCGCCTCTGACCCCGTCGCTTCGCGGGCGGATCGTCGTGCGACACGCGAAGTCGGGCGGCAACGTCGTCCGCGTACTCGCCGGAGACCCGTTCACGTTCGCCACCGGACCCGAGGAGGCGATCGCGTGCAGCAAGGCCGGCGTCTCCTTCGAGGTCGTACCCGGCCTCTCGCCGGTCACCGCCGTGCCCGCGTACGCCGGGGTGCCCCTGACCACGCGTACGAAGCGTGAGGTCTCGGTGGTCCGCGTCGGCGAGGCGCGGGTCAACTGGGAGCAGTACGCCGGCGACCAGACGCTCGTGCTGCTGTCGGCGGCCGACTCGCTCGCCGAGGTCGCGGCTTCGCTGGTCGAGGCCGGCCGGGCGGCGGCGACGCCGATCGCGATCACCCAGGTCGGCACCACCACGGCCCAGTCGACGATCGTCTCGACGCTGGAGAGCGTCGCGGCCGACACCCGCAAGCTGTCGATCTCGTCGTCCGCCGTCACGGTTGTCGGCGAGACCGTCGAGCTGCGCGAGACACTCTCGTGGTTCGAGACCAAGCCGCTGTTCGGCTGGCGCGTCCTCGTACCCCGGACGAAGGAGCAGGCCGAGAGCCTCGGCCAGCGGCTGCACAACTACGGGGCGGTCTCGGAGGGCGTGCCGACGATCTCGGTGGAGCCCCCGCGCAACCCGCAGCAGATGGACAAGGCGATCCGCGGCCTCGTCGAGGGTCGCTACGAGTGGATCGTGTTCACCAGCGTCAACGCAGTGCGCGCCGTACGCGAGAAGTTCGAGGAGTACGGTCTCGACGCCCGCGCGTTCTCCGGGCTGAAGATCGCGGCCGTCGGCGACAAGACCGCCGCCGCGATCGAGACCTGGGGTATCCGGCCCGACCGCATCCCGAGTGGTGAGCAGTCCGCGCGTGGTCTGCTCGAGGACTGGCCGCCGTACGACGACGTGCTCGACCCGATCAACCGGGTGTTCCTGCCGCGTGCCGATATCGCGACCGAGCAGCTGGTCGCGGGCCTCATCGAGCTGGGCTGGGAGGTCGACGACGTGACCGCGTACCGCACCGTGCGCGCCGCGCCGCCGCCCGCGCCGACCCGCGAGGCGATCAAGACCGGCAAGTTCGACGCGGTCGTCTTCACCTCGTCGTCGACGGTACGCAACCTCGTCGGCATCGCCGGAAAGCCGCACGCCAGCACGATCATCGCGTGCATCGGCCCGGCGACGGCGAAGACCGCGGAGGAGCACGGCCTGCGGGTCGACGTCCTGGCCGAGAAGCCGGCCGTCGAGGTGCTCGCCGATGCGCTGGCCGACTTCGGCGCCACTCGCCGGCTCGCGATGCTCGAGGCCGGCGACCCGGTCACGAAGCCCTCGGAGCGCAAGGGCTCGTCGCGTCGGCGGAGCCGGTAG
- the hemC gene encoding hydroxymethylbilane synthase yields the protein MSETLRVGTRASTLATAQSRQIAERLEAATGRRTELVPVKTEGDLSRAPLTSFGGQGVFISALRDALLDGTIDIAVHSLKDLPTTPDPRIALPAIPVREDPRDVLVARDGLTLGELPVGAVVGTGSPRREAQLNALGLGVTVTGIRGNVDTRIRKVRDGDVDGVVLARAGMIRIGRADEATEVLDPLQMLPAPGQGALACECRADDPATYALLHEHLDDGATRAAVTAERSLLAHLEAGCSAPVGALADVALGDDGDELWLRAVVGAVSGAPTIRMSATGTPGDAAGLGERLAAEMLAEGATSLIEEVAR from the coding sequence ATGAGTGAAACGCTCCGGGTCGGCACCCGCGCAAGCACGCTCGCGACCGCGCAGTCGCGCCAGATCGCCGAGCGCCTCGAGGCCGCCACCGGCAGGCGTACCGAGCTGGTGCCGGTCAAGACCGAGGGCGACCTCAGCCGCGCTCCGCTGACCAGCTTCGGCGGCCAGGGTGTGTTCATCTCGGCTCTGCGCGATGCACTGCTGGACGGCACGATCGACATCGCCGTGCACTCGCTGAAGGATCTGCCGACCACGCCCGACCCGCGCATCGCGCTACCCGCGATACCGGTACGCGAGGATCCCCGCGACGTACTCGTCGCGCGCGACGGTCTCACCCTCGGTGAGCTCCCGGTGGGTGCGGTCGTCGGCACCGGGTCGCCACGACGCGAGGCGCAGCTCAACGCACTCGGTCTCGGCGTGACCGTCACGGGCATTCGCGGCAACGTCGACACCCGTATCCGCAAGGTGCGCGACGGCGATGTCGACGGCGTCGTACTCGCCCGTGCCGGCATGATCCGCATCGGCCGCGCCGACGAGGCGACCGAGGTTCTCGATCCACTTCAGATGTTGCCCGCACCCGGGCAAGGTGCTCTGGCATGCGAATGCCGCGCGGACGATCCCGCGACGTACGCGCTGCTGCACGAGCATCTCGACGACGGCGCGACCCGCGCCGCCGTCACCGCCGAACGCTCGCTCCTCGCCCACCTCGAGGCCGGGTGTTCTGCTCCCGTCGGGGCTCTCGCCGACGTCGCGCTAGGCGACGACGGTGACGAGCTTTGGCTACGAGCGGTCGTCGGTGCCGTTTCCGGTGCACCGACGATCAGAATGTCCGCCACCGGTACCCCCGGCGACGCCGCCGGATTGGGTGAGCGTCTCGCTGCCGAGATGCTCGCCGAGGGTGCGACCTCCCTTATCGAGGAGGTCGCCCGATGA